The Anser cygnoides isolate HZ-2024a breed goose chromosome 19, Taihu_goose_T2T_genome, whole genome shotgun sequence genome contains a region encoding:
- the CYTH1 gene encoding cytohesin-1 isoform X3, with protein MDEEGGYVPSDLTPEECQELENIRRRKQELLADIQRLKDEIAEVTNEIENLGSTEERKNMQRNKQVAMGRKKFNMDPKKGIQFLIENDLLKNTCEDIAQFLYKGEGLNKTAIGDYLGERDEFNIQVLHAFVELHEFTDLNLVQALRQFLWSFRLPGEAQKIDRMMEAFAQRYCQCNPGVFQSTDTCYVLSFAIIMLNTSLHNPNVKDKPTAERFIAMNRGINDGGDLPEELLRNLYESIKNEPFKIPEDDGNDLTHTFFNPDREGWLLKLGGRVKTWKRRWFILTDNCLYYFEYTTDKEPRGIIPLENLSIREVEDSKKPNCFELYIPDNKDQVIKACKTEADGRVVEGNHTVYRISAPTPEEKEEWIKCIKAAISRDPFYEMLAARKKKVSSTKRH; from the exons atgGACGAGGAGGGCGGCTACG TGCCCAGCGACCTAACCCCGGAGgagtgccaggagctggagaaCATCCGCCGCCgcaagcaggagctgctggctgacATTCAG CGGCTGAAAGATGAGATAGCAGAAGTGACGAATGAGATCGAGAACCTCGGGTCCACGGAGGAGAG GAAGAACATGCAGAGGAACAAGCAGGTGGcgatgggcaggaagaaattCAACATGGATCCCAAGAAG GGCATCCAGTTCCTGATTGAAAACGACTTGCTGAAGAACACGTGCGAGGACATCGCTCAGTTCCTTTATAAGGGAGAGGGCCTCAACAAGACCGCCATCGGAGACTACCTGGGCGAGAG GGATGAGTTCAACATCCAAGTTCTGCACGCCTTCGTGGAGCTGCACGAGTTCACTGACCTCAACCTCGTGCAGGCGCTGCG GCAGTTCCTGTGGAGCTTTCGGCTGCCGGGGGAGGCGCAGAAGATCGACCGGATGATGGAGGCCTTTGCCCAGCGGTACTGCCAGTGCAACCCCGGCGTCTTCCAGTCCACAG ACACCTGCTACGTGCTCTCCTTTGCTATCATCATGCTGAACACCAGCCTGCACAACCCCAACGTCAAGGACAAACCCACGGCGGAGCGCTTCATCGCCATGAACCGCGGCATCAACGATGGGGGGGACCTACCCGAGGAGCTGCTGCGG AATCTCTATGAGAGCATCAAGAACGAACCCTTCAAAATCCCCGAGGACGATGGCAATGACCTCACCCATACCTTCTTCAACCCTGACCGGGAGGGCTGGCTCCTGAAGCTAG GAGGCAGGGTGAAGACGTGGAAGCGGCGCTGGTTCATCCTGACCGACAACTGCCTCTACTACTTCGAGTACACAACG GATAAAGAGCCCCGTGGCATCATCCCCCTGGAGAACCTCAGCATCCGCGAGGTGGAGGACTCCAAGAAGCCC AACTGCTTCGAGCTCTACATCCCCGACAACAAGGACCAGGTGATCAAGGCCTGCAAGACGGAGGCAGACGGGCGGGTGGTGGAGGGGAACCACACCGTGTACCGCATCTCAGCCCCCACGCCCGAGGAGAAGGAGGAGTGGATCAAGTGCATCAA GGCAGCGATCAGCCGGGACCCTTTCTATGAGATGCTGGCCGCGAGGAAGAAGAAGGTGTCCTCCACCAAGAGACACTAG
- the CYTH1 gene encoding cytohesin-1 isoform X1: MVPSDLTPEECQELENIRRRKQELLADIQRLKDEIAEVTNEIENLGSTEERKNMQRNKQVAMGRKKFNMDPKKGIQFLIENDLLKNTCEDIAQFLYKGEGLNKTAIGDYLGERDEFNIQVLHAFVELHEFTDLNLVQALRQFLWSFRLPGEAQKIDRMMEAFAQRYCQCNPGVFQSTDTCYVLSFAIIMLNTSLHNPNVKDKPTAERFIAMNRGINDGGDLPEELLRNLYESIKNEPFKIPEDDGNDLTHTFFNPDREGWLLKLGGRVKTWKRRWFILTDNCLYYFEYTTDKEPRGIIPLENLSIREVEDSKKPNCFELYIPDNKDQVIKACKTEADGRVVEGNHTVYRISAPTPEEKEEWIKCIKAAISRDPFYEMLAARKKKVSSTKRH; this comes from the exons ATGG TGCCCAGCGACCTAACCCCGGAGgagtgccaggagctggagaaCATCCGCCGCCgcaagcaggagctgctggctgacATTCAG CGGCTGAAAGATGAGATAGCAGAAGTGACGAATGAGATCGAGAACCTCGGGTCCACGGAGGAGAG GAAGAACATGCAGAGGAACAAGCAGGTGGcgatgggcaggaagaaattCAACATGGATCCCAAGAAG GGCATCCAGTTCCTGATTGAAAACGACTTGCTGAAGAACACGTGCGAGGACATCGCTCAGTTCCTTTATAAGGGAGAGGGCCTCAACAAGACCGCCATCGGAGACTACCTGGGCGAGAG GGATGAGTTCAACATCCAAGTTCTGCACGCCTTCGTGGAGCTGCACGAGTTCACTGACCTCAACCTCGTGCAGGCGCTGCG GCAGTTCCTGTGGAGCTTTCGGCTGCCGGGGGAGGCGCAGAAGATCGACCGGATGATGGAGGCCTTTGCCCAGCGGTACTGCCAGTGCAACCCCGGCGTCTTCCAGTCCACAG ACACCTGCTACGTGCTCTCCTTTGCTATCATCATGCTGAACACCAGCCTGCACAACCCCAACGTCAAGGACAAACCCACGGCGGAGCGCTTCATCGCCATGAACCGCGGCATCAACGATGGGGGGGACCTACCCGAGGAGCTGCTGCGG AATCTCTATGAGAGCATCAAGAACGAACCCTTCAAAATCCCCGAGGACGATGGCAATGACCTCACCCATACCTTCTTCAACCCTGACCGGGAGGGCTGGCTCCTGAAGCTAG GAGGCAGGGTGAAGACGTGGAAGCGGCGCTGGTTCATCCTGACCGACAACTGCCTCTACTACTTCGAGTACACAACG GATAAAGAGCCCCGTGGCATCATCCCCCTGGAGAACCTCAGCATCCGCGAGGTGGAGGACTCCAAGAAGCCC AACTGCTTCGAGCTCTACATCCCCGACAACAAGGACCAGGTGATCAAGGCCTGCAAGACGGAGGCAGACGGGCGGGTGGTGGAGGGGAACCACACCGTGTACCGCATCTCAGCCCCCACGCCCGAGGAGAAGGAGGAGTGGATCAAGTGCATCAA GGCAGCGATCAGCCGGGACCCTTTCTATGAGATGCTGGCCGCGAGGAAGAAGAAGGTGTCCTCCACCAAGAGACACTAG
- the CYTH1 gene encoding cytohesin-1 isoform X2 has product MVLSAQGSVPSDLTPEECQELENIRRRKQELLADIQRLKDEIAEVTNEIENLGSTEERKNMQRNKQVAMGRKKFNMDPKKGIQFLIENDLLKNTCEDIAQFLYKGEGLNKTAIGDYLGERDEFNIQVLHAFVELHEFTDLNLVQALRQFLWSFRLPGEAQKIDRMMEAFAQRYCQCNPGVFQSTDTCYVLSFAIIMLNTSLHNPNVKDKPTAERFIAMNRGINDGGDLPEELLRNLYESIKNEPFKIPEDDGNDLTHTFFNPDREGWLLKLGGGRVKTWKRRWFILTDNCLYYFEYTTDKEPRGIIPLENLSIREVEDSKKPNCFELYIPDNKDQVIKACKTEADGRVVEGNHTVYRISAPTPEEKEEWIKCIKAAISRDPFYEMLAARKKKVSSTKRH; this is encoded by the exons ATGGTCCTGAGCGCGCAGGGCAGCG TGCCCAGCGACCTAACCCCGGAGgagtgccaggagctggagaaCATCCGCCGCCgcaagcaggagctgctggctgacATTCAG CGGCTGAAAGATGAGATAGCAGAAGTGACGAATGAGATCGAGAACCTCGGGTCCACGGAGGAGAG GAAGAACATGCAGAGGAACAAGCAGGTGGcgatgggcaggaagaaattCAACATGGATCCCAAGAAG GGCATCCAGTTCCTGATTGAAAACGACTTGCTGAAGAACACGTGCGAGGACATCGCTCAGTTCCTTTATAAGGGAGAGGGCCTCAACAAGACCGCCATCGGAGACTACCTGGGCGAGAG GGATGAGTTCAACATCCAAGTTCTGCACGCCTTCGTGGAGCTGCACGAGTTCACTGACCTCAACCTCGTGCAGGCGCTGCG GCAGTTCCTGTGGAGCTTTCGGCTGCCGGGGGAGGCGCAGAAGATCGACCGGATGATGGAGGCCTTTGCCCAGCGGTACTGCCAGTGCAACCCCGGCGTCTTCCAGTCCACAG ACACCTGCTACGTGCTCTCCTTTGCTATCATCATGCTGAACACCAGCCTGCACAACCCCAACGTCAAGGACAAACCCACGGCGGAGCGCTTCATCGCCATGAACCGCGGCATCAACGATGGGGGGGACCTACCCGAGGAGCTGCTGCGG AATCTCTATGAGAGCATCAAGAACGAACCCTTCAAAATCCCCGAGGACGATGGCAATGACCTCACCCATACCTTCTTCAACCCTGACCGGGAGGGCTGGCTCCTGAAGCTAGG AGGAGGCAGGGTGAAGACGTGGAAGCGGCGCTGGTTCATCCTGACCGACAACTGCCTCTACTACTTCGAGTACACAACG GATAAAGAGCCCCGTGGCATCATCCCCCTGGAGAACCTCAGCATCCGCGAGGTGGAGGACTCCAAGAAGCCC AACTGCTTCGAGCTCTACATCCCCGACAACAAGGACCAGGTGATCAAGGCCTGCAAGACGGAGGCAGACGGGCGGGTGGTGGAGGGGAACCACACCGTGTACCGCATCTCAGCCCCCACGCCCGAGGAGAAGGAGGAGTGGATCAAGTGCATCAA GGCAGCGATCAGCCGGGACCCTTTCTATGAGATGCTGGCCGCGAGGAAGAAGAAGGTGTCCTCCACCAAGAGACACTAG
- the CYTH1 gene encoding cytohesin-1 isoform X4 — translation MQRNKQVAMGRKKFNMDPKKGIQFLIENDLLKNTCEDIAQFLYKGEGLNKTAIGDYLGERDEFNIQVLHAFVELHEFTDLNLVQALRQFLWSFRLPGEAQKIDRMMEAFAQRYCQCNPGVFQSTDTCYVLSFAIIMLNTSLHNPNVKDKPTAERFIAMNRGINDGGDLPEELLRNLYESIKNEPFKIPEDDGNDLTHTFFNPDREGWLLKLGGGRVKTWKRRWFILTDNCLYYFEYTTDKEPRGIIPLENLSIREVEDSKKPNCFELYIPDNKDQVIKACKTEADGRVVEGNHTVYRISAPTPEEKEEWIKCIKAAISRDPFYEMLAARKKKVSSTKRH, via the exons ATGCAGAGGAACAAGCAGGTGGcgatgggcaggaagaaattCAACATGGATCCCAAGAAG GGCATCCAGTTCCTGATTGAAAACGACTTGCTGAAGAACACGTGCGAGGACATCGCTCAGTTCCTTTATAAGGGAGAGGGCCTCAACAAGACCGCCATCGGAGACTACCTGGGCGAGAG GGATGAGTTCAACATCCAAGTTCTGCACGCCTTCGTGGAGCTGCACGAGTTCACTGACCTCAACCTCGTGCAGGCGCTGCG GCAGTTCCTGTGGAGCTTTCGGCTGCCGGGGGAGGCGCAGAAGATCGACCGGATGATGGAGGCCTTTGCCCAGCGGTACTGCCAGTGCAACCCCGGCGTCTTCCAGTCCACAG ACACCTGCTACGTGCTCTCCTTTGCTATCATCATGCTGAACACCAGCCTGCACAACCCCAACGTCAAGGACAAACCCACGGCGGAGCGCTTCATCGCCATGAACCGCGGCATCAACGATGGGGGGGACCTACCCGAGGAGCTGCTGCGG AATCTCTATGAGAGCATCAAGAACGAACCCTTCAAAATCCCCGAGGACGATGGCAATGACCTCACCCATACCTTCTTCAACCCTGACCGGGAGGGCTGGCTCCTGAAGCTAGG AGGAGGCAGGGTGAAGACGTGGAAGCGGCGCTGGTTCATCCTGACCGACAACTGCCTCTACTACTTCGAGTACACAACG GATAAAGAGCCCCGTGGCATCATCCCCCTGGAGAACCTCAGCATCCGCGAGGTGGAGGACTCCAAGAAGCCC AACTGCTTCGAGCTCTACATCCCCGACAACAAGGACCAGGTGATCAAGGCCTGCAAGACGGAGGCAGACGGGCGGGTGGTGGAGGGGAACCACACCGTGTACCGCATCTCAGCCCCCACGCCCGAGGAGAAGGAGGAGTGGATCAAGTGCATCAA GGCAGCGATCAGCCGGGACCCTTTCTATGAGATGCTGGCCGCGAGGAAGAAGAAGGTGTCCTCCACCAAGAGACACTAG